The Pseudomonas sp. IAC-BECa141 genome contains the following window.
CCAGCGCCTTGCCGCAGGATTTGCTGGAACGCCTGCGCACGCTGGTCACGGGTCGCGGCCTGCGTCTGCGCTCGGTGCAGCCGTACCTGATGACTGCGTTCAACCGCTTCGACAAAAGCCTCGACGCCGGCGACTTCCTGTTCATCGTCGCCGAACCGCAACGCAGCGTGTTGCTGCTGGCAAGGGAAGGGCGCTGGTCGTCGGTGCGCTCGGTGGGCGGCAGCGACAGCGACGCGGCACTCAGCGCGCTGATCGGTCGCGAACGGCAACTGCAAGCTTCCACCAGCGAGCGCGCCTTCAACGTTTACCTGCACGCCCCGGCACGCCTCGATGCGCAACCGGCTGTGGCGGGGGTGCACCTGCGCACCCTCGAAGACGAATCGATGACTGTGCGTGACGCCTTGTACGTCATGTCCCGGGCGGTGGCCTGACATGCGCGCCTTGAACCTTGACTTCCAGCCTCGTCCGCGTTCCGGCCCGTTGGGCTGGAGCCTGTTCGGCGGCGGCGTATTCCTTGCGCTGGCGTGCTTCGGCGTGCAGCAGCACCTCGACGATCAGGCCGAACAACAGCAAGGTCACTTGCAACACACCCAGCGCCAGCTCACCGGCGACAGCGGCGCCAAGACCACGCTGAGCCCGGCAGAAACCCGCGAGCAGGCGCAGAACCTCGCCGAAATGCGCAAGGTCTCGCAGCAACTGCGCCGCCCCTGGGAACGCCTGTTCGCCATGCTC
Protein-coding sequences here:
- a CDS encoding PilN domain-containing protein, which gives rise to MRALNLDFQPRPRSGPLGWSLFGGGVFLALACFGVQQHLDDQAEQQQGHLQHTQRQLTGDSGAKTTLSPAETREQAQNLAEMRKVSQQLRRPWERLFAMLEAMPRDDIALLTLTPDARKGQVRISAEARDLQAMLDFHKRLEASDELSDVSLLSHEIVVKSPEQPVQFNLSATWEMGDANP